From Stenotrophomonas sp. SAU14A_NAIMI4_8:
TGATCGCCTTCACTGCCCAGTCGATGATGGTCAGCGTGCGCAGGCCCAGGAAGTCGAACTTCACCAGGCCCACTTCTTCCACGTCGTTCTTGTCGAACTGGGTGACCGGGTTCTTGCCCAGGCCGTTCTCGTCGTGTTCGGCGTACAGCGGGCAGAACTCGCTCAGCGGCTCGGGCCCGATCACCACGCCACCGGCGTGCTTGCCGGCGTTGCGGGTCAGGTCTTCCAGCTGCAGCGCCAAGTCGATCAGGTCGCGGACATCGTCCTCGGTGTCGTAGCGCTGGATCAGTTCGGGCGAGGCCATTTCCGAGCTGGGGCCTTCCTTGCCCTTGCCCAGCGCATCCTTCAGATGGATGCCCAGGATGTTCGGAATCAGCTTGGAAACGCCGTCGACCAGGCCATACGGGAAGCCCAGCACGCGACCGGAGTCGCGCACCACCGCCTTGGCCGCCATGGTGCCGTAGGTGATGATCTGGCTGACACGTTCGCGCCCGTACTTGCGCGCCACGTAGTCGATCACCTCGTCGCGGCGGTCCATGCAGAAGTCGATGTCGAAGTCGGGCATCGACACGCGTTCGGGGTTCAGGAAGCGCTCGAACAGCAGGTTGTACGGCAGCGGGTCCAGATCGGTGATCTTCAGCGCCCACGCCACCAGCGAACCGGCACCGGAACCACGGCCCGGGCCGATCGGGATGCCCTGGTTCTTGCCCCACTGGATGAAGTCGGCCACGATCAGGAAGTAGCCGGGGAAGCCCATCTTGATGATGGTGTTGAGCTCGAACTCCAGGCGTTCGAAGTAGTCCTCGCGGGTCTTGCCCGGCGCCAGCGGATTCTTTTCCAGGCGCTCGGTCAGGCCGTCGCGCGACATCTTCTGGATCCAGGTGTCCAGCGTTTCGTCGTCGGGCACCGGGTAGTTGGGCAGGAAGTAGGTGCCCAGGCGCATTTCGATGTTGCAGCGCTCGGCCAGCGCCAGCGTGTTGTCGATCGCATCGGGGATGTCGGCGAACAGCGCGCACATTTCCTCGGCCGACTTCAGGTACTGCTGGTCGCTGTACTCGCGCGGGCGCTTGGGGTCGTCCAGCACGCGGCCGGTGGAAATGCACACGCGCGCTTCGTGCGCGCTGAAATCGGTCGGCGCCAGGAAGCGCACGTCATTGCTGGCGATCACCGGCAGGCCGCGCTGGCCGGCGGCCATCAGCGCGAAGCGGTTGAAGGTTTCCTCGCCTTCGCGGCCGGTGCGGGTCAGTTCCAGGTGCAGGCCATCGCCGAACACGCGCTGCCAGTCGGCCAGCTGCTGCTCGGCCAGGTCGTGCTTGCCGTCCAGCGCCAGGCGTCCGGCCAGGCTCTCGCGCCCGGCCAGGGCGAACAGGCTGGCGTTGCCGGCCTTCAGCCAGTCCGGGTGCACGGCCACGCCACCTTCGGCGCGGTGGCCTTCCATCCAGGCGCGGGTCAGCAATCGCGACAGGCTCAGGTAGCCCTCGCGGTCGCGGCACAGCAGGGTCATCCGCCACGGGTCCTGGCCTTCCTCGGCAATCATCACGTCGGCGCCGGCGATGGGCTTGATGCCCACGCCTTCGGCGGCCTTGTAGAACTTCACCAGGGCGAACAGGTTGTTCAGGTCGGTGACCGCCAGGGCGGGCAGGCCGAGTTCCACCGAGCGCGACAGCAGGTTGGCCTGCTTGGCTTTCTTCGGGTCCGCCTGGTCGGGCTTGGCCGGCACGCGGATGGTCGAGTCCGCCAGCGAGAACTCGGTGTGGACGTGGAGATGTACGAAGCGAGAGTTGGACATGCCGGACCAGGTTGGAGCGCGCGGGCCCCGGGAGCTGACGGGGAATCGTCGCCGGGGTCGGAAAGCGCTGGAATGCCCGGTCAGGGTACCGAGGGCAGGGGGTGGCGACAAGGACTTGACGGTGGGCGATATCGCATTCGCGCTATCGCCCCCCACGGTTCGCAAGCGAACCGCGGGCCCCGTCTTACCACGCTCCCAGACCCCCGCGCCGTTGGCGCGTCCCCCTGACTCAGGGGGACTCTGCTCCAGACGGGTTGCGTGCGATGTTCAGGCAATCGCGGCGCTGGCCGGCGATGCGGATTGCAGGCAGTCACGCACCGGGGCGAAGCTGCGCCGGTGCTCGGCGCAGGGGCCGTGCGCACGCAGCGCGGCCAGGTGCGCCGGGGTGCCGTAGCCCTTGTGCTGGTCGAAGCCATATTCAGGATGGCGCGCATGCAGATCCTGCATGTAGCGGTCGCGCGAGACCTTGGCCAGGATCGAAGCGGCCATGATGGCGCGGTCGATGCCATCACCGCCGACCAGCGCCTGCGCCGGCAGCACCAGGCCCTTGGGCACCACGTTGCCATCGATGCGGGCGAAGCCGGCCACGTGGGCCACCGCGGCCACCACGTCGCGCATGCCCTGCAGGGTGGCCTGGTAGATGTTCAGCCGGTCGATGGCCTGCACATCCACCAGCACTACGTGCCAGGCCAGTGCCCGTTCCATGATGCGGTCGTACAGCTGGTCGCGGCGGGCGGCGGTCAACTGCTTGGAATCGTCCAGGCCGTTGATGCGCGGGCGCGACGGATCGAACACCACCGCCGCCACCGCCACCGGGCCGGCCAGGGGGCCGCGGCCGGCCTCGTCCACGCCGGCGATCAGGCGTTCGGGCTCGACCACCGCCGCGCCGTCGAACAGCGCCAGGCTGGCCGCAGCGGCCGCACGGCGGCTCATGCGGTTTCCAGCTTGCGCAGCAGCAGTTCGCCCACCGCGTCGGCCGCACGGGCCGAGGCATTGCGGCGCAGGCGTTCATGCAGGCGCGCATAGGTGCCCTGCAGATCGGCTACCCGCTGCGGGTGGTCGAACCACTGCTGCACGGCCGCCGCCAGCGCGTCGGGCGTGCAATCGTGCTGCATCAGCTCCGGTGCCAGGTCCTGCCCGGCCAGGATGTTGGGCAGGGCGAAACGATCCACCTTGATCAGGCCCAGCGCCTTCACCAGGCGATAGGTCAGTTCGTTCACCCGGTAACCGACCACCATCGGCCGCTTCACCAGCATCGCTTCCAGGGTGGCCGTGCCCGAGGCCAGCACCACCACGTCGGCGGCGATCATCGCCGCACGCGCCTGGCCATCCAGCACATGCGAATAGGCCACCGGCAGCGCCGAGCGGGACAACTGCTCTTCGATCAGGCGGCGGCAGGCGGCATTGGCGGCGGGTACCACCACGTGCAGGCCCGGAATGCGTTCGGACACCTGCCAGGCGGCCTCGAAGAACGGTTCGCCCAGGCGCGAGATCTCGCCCAGACGGCTGCCCGGCAATACCGCCAGCACTTTGGCCGAGGCCGGCAGGCCCAGCTCTGCACGTGCCGCATCGCGATCACCGTGCAGCGGAATATCGTCGGCCATCGGGTGGCCGACGAAGCGCGCGTCGATGCCATGCCGCGCATAGATGGGCGGTTCCATCGGGAACAGGCACAGCACCAGGTCGGCGCTGCTGCCGATCTTCTCGGCACGCTTCTCGCGCCAGGCCCAGACCGAGGGGCTGACGTAATGCACGGTCGGCACGCCGCGCTGCTTCAGCCAGCGCTCGATGCCCAGGTTGAAGTCGGGCGCGTCGATGCCGATGAACACGTCCGGCTGCCATTCCAGCGCACGCTGGCGGAAGGCCGAACGCAGCTTCAGCAGGCGCGGCAGGTGGCGCAGCACTTCGGTCAGGCCCATCACCGCCAGTTCGCTGGCGTCGTGCCAGGTCTGGCAGCCGGCGTTGCGCATGGCATCGCCGCCGATGCCGGCGAATTCGGCATGCGGGAAGCGTGCCTTCAGCTCGCGTACCAGACCGGCACCGAGCAGGTCGCCGGAGGCCTCACCGGCCACCAGCGCGATGCGCAACGGGCGCTCGCTGAGCACCCGCTGTGCAGGCACGCTGCCGGCCATCGAGGCCAGCGGGATCACGTCGGCGCCGGCCGGCGCCTGGCCGGTCGTGCTGCTCATCGCAGCAGGGGCCTCTCGGCATGCTCGATGAAGTCCAGCATGGCCTTCACGTCGTCGCTGCCCTGTGCCTGTTCGGCCAGCTGCTGCTTGGCTTCGGCCAGCGGCAGGCCTGCCACGTACAACGTACGGTAGGCACGCTTGATGGCGGTGATGCGGCCGGCATCGAAGCCGCGGCGCTTCAGGCCTTCGCTGTTGATGCCACGCGGGCGGCCCAGCGAATCGGTGCCGACCATGGTGAACGGCGGCACATCGCCATTGGTCAGCGCACCCATGCCCAGGAAGGCATGCGCGCCGATACGGCAGAACTGGTGCGCACCGGCGAAGCCGCTGATGATCACGTAGTCGCCCACGGTCACGTGGCCGGCCAGGGTGGTGTTGTTGGAGAACACGCAGAAATTGCCGACGTGGCAGTCATGCGCCACGTGCGTGTAGGCCAGCATCCAGTTGTCGTTGCCGATGGTGGTGATGCCACCGCCGCCGCCGGTGCCGCGGTTCAGGGTCACGAACTCGCGGAACACGTTGCGGTCGCCGATCACCAGTTCGGTGCGTTCGCCGCTGAACTTCTTGTCCTGCGGTTCGCCGCCCACGGCCACGTGGCCGATGAAACGGTTGTCGCGGCCGATCCGGGTCGGGCCATGCACGCTGCAGTGCGGACCGATCTCGGTGCCGGCGCCGATTTCGACATCGGCGCCGATGAGGGTGAACGCACCCACGCGCACATCGTCGGCCAGGCGCGCCGAGGGATCGATCACGGCGGTGGGATGGATCAGGGGGGCGTTGTCGCTCATCTAGCTCCTCCGGCCAGGGTTATTCGCGGGTGCCGGCGCACAGCACCTCGGCGCAGGCGACCACTTCGCCATCGACCTTGGCCACGCAGTCGTACACGGCCATGTTGCGGATCACGCGCTTGATCTCCACGTGCATTTCCAGCACGTCGCCCGGCACCACCTGCTTGGTGAAGCGGGCCTTGTCCACCTTCACCATGTAGAACAGCTTGGACTGCGAATCGCGGCCCAGGGTGAGCTGGGTCAGCACGCCGCCGGCCTGGGCCATGGCTTCGATGATCAGCACGCCCGGCATGATCGGCTGGTTGGGGAAGTGGCCCTGGAAGAACGGCTCGTTGATGCTGACGTTCTTGGTCGCCACGATGGTGCGCTTTTCGTAGTCGATCGACAGCACCTTGTCCACCAGCAGGAACGGGTAGCGGTGCGGCAGCAGGGCCTGGATCTGCGTCATGTCCGGCAGGGTCTGGGTCTGGCTCATTCTTTCTCCTTGCTTACAGACAGGATGCGGCGGGCCAGTGCATCAAGCTGCTTGAAGCGCGCGGCGTTCTTGCGCCACGTGCGGTTGTCGGTGAGGGGGGTGCCGGACGAGTACTCGCCCGGTTCGGTAATGGAATTGCGGACCACCGATTTGCCGGTGATCACGACCTTGTCGCAGATTTCCAGGTGGCCGACCACGCCGACGGCGCCGCCGAGCAGGCAGTAGCGGCCGATCTTGGCGCTGCCGGCAATGCCGGTGCAGCCGGCGATGGCCGAGTGCGCGCCGATCTGCACGTTGTGGGCGATCTGCACCAGGTTGTCCAGGCGCACGTCTTCGGCCAGCACGGTGTCTTCCAGCGCGCCACGGTCGACGCAGGTATTGGCGCCGATCTCGCAGTCATCGCCGATACGCACGCCGCCCAGCTGCGGCACCTTGATCCACTTGCCGGCATCCATGGCCAGGCCGAAGCCATCGGCGCCCAGCACGGCGCCGGGGTGGATGCGCACGCGCTTGCCCAGCTTCACCCGGGTGACCAGGGTGACCCGGGCGATCAGTTCACAGCCGCTGTCCAGGCTGCAGTCTTCGCCGATGATGCTGCCGGCGCCGACGATGCAGTTCTCGCCCACCACGCTGCGCGCGCCGATGGTGACGAACGGGCCGATGTGGGCGCTGGCGGCCACCTGCGCCTGCGGGTCGATGACCGCGCTGGGGTGGATGCCGGGCTCGCGCAGCGGCGCGCTGTCGAACAGCGCGGCGATCTTGGCGAAGGTGGTGTAGGGATCCTTGGCGATCAGTGCCGCGCCGGGGGCGGCCTCGGCATCGTCGGCACGCAGCACGACCAGCGAGGCCTGGCTGTCGGCCAGCTGGGCGCGGTAGCGCGGGTTGGCAAGGAAGGTCAGCTGGCCGGCACCGGCATGGGCGAGGGTGGCCACGCCATGGATGGCGGTGGCGGGGTCGCCATGGACCTGCAGGCCGAACTGATCGGCGAGTTGCTGGGCGGTGTAGGTAGGAGTATTCACGGCGGGAGTTTACCGTGTGACGCCAATCCGGTCATGCGGGGCGGTTCTGCGGCCAACGGCAGGGCCCCTCGTGGGCTGTCGCACAAGGCTCCGTGGCAGGGTCGGACGGGTGGGCCAGCGGGGGACGGCGCAAGTACGTCCATGTAGCCTTGGTCGCCGCATCCATGCGGCTCACACCCCCGCCGGCCCCACCCGTCCGACCCCCGACAGTCTGGTGCGAGTGCCAGCCACGGAAAGACAGAAAAAATCAAAAGCAGCTCGCCCGCCGCGTGCGCGCTGTCTCCACAAGCGAAAACGCCGGGCAGAGCCCGGCGCTTCGTAACCCGTCTGGTGGAGAGCCCCCCCTTTGTTAAGGGCGGCGCGCCCACGGCGCGGGGGATAGGTGGAATGCGGGGGCAGTTCTGGCGAACCGCCCACCGGTTCGTCAGAACTGCCCGCCGAAGGTGAACTGCAGACGCTCGATCTCGTCGCCGTCTTCCTTCTTCAGCGGGAACGCGTAGCTGATCGAGATCGGGCCGACCGGGGCGCGCCACAGCAGTGCCACGCCGGTGGACACGCGCAGCTCGTTGGCCTTGAAGTTGTCCACGCCGTTGTAGACGTTGCCGAAGTCGACGAAGGCCGACACGCGGGCCGACGGGCTGTCGAACAGGCGCGGGAAGTAGGCTTCTACCGAACCGACGGTCTTCAGCGAACCACCCAGCGGCTGGCCGTTGGGGTAGCTACGGGTCACTTCGCGCGGGCCCAAGGTGTTGTCTTCGAAGCCGCGCACCGAGTTGGTGCCGCCGGCATAGAAGTTCTCGTAGAACGGCAGGCCCGAGGCGGTCACCTCGCGCAGGTTGCCGTTCTCATCCGGCACGATGGCGGTCTTGTCCTTGCCATAGCTGTCGCCATAACCGATTTCGGCGCGGGTGTTGATGACCAGCGACGGGATGATCGGCCAGTACTTGCTGATCTGGTAGTTCAGCTTGAAGTACTCGACGGTCGAGCCGGGCAGGGTGGTTTCCAGGCCCACGCGCTGGTAGGTACCGCGGGTGGGCATGAAGTAGTCGTTGCGCGAATCGCGGGCCCAGCCCAGTTCCGTGCGCCAGGCATGGAAGGTCTTGCTGCCCATCACGTTGATGTAGTCAACGATCGACTGCGGGGTGGTGCCGGTGTAGGTGGTGATCTGGTTGCTGTCGATGCCGAACATCAGCGAGACGGTGTCGGTCTCGGTGAGCGGCACGCCGAACACCACCTGCGCGGCACCGTTGGTGCTGTTGTACTGCGCGGTGTTGAAGTCGGAGTAGTCCAGTTCGCGCCAGGACAGGTTGTAGCCCAGCGACACGCCGTCATCGGTGAAGTACGGGTTGGTGTAGCTGAAGCCGTAACGCTGCAGGTAGCTGCTGCGCGAGGCTTCCACCGACACGCGGTTGCCGCCGCCCAGGAAGTTGTTCTGCGACAGCTGCACCGAGGTGGTCATGCCGTAGGACTGCGAATAGCCCAGGCCGAACACGAAGCTGCCCGACGTGGTTTCCTTCACGTTGTAGACCACGTCCACCTGGTCGTTGCTGCCGCTGACCGCCGGGGTTTCCACGTCCACCGATTCAAAGTAGCCCAGGCGCTGCAGGCGGATCTTGGAACGGTCGATGGCCGCCTGCGAATACCAGGTGTTCTCGAACTGGCGCATTTCGCGACGCATCACTTCGTCGGAGGTGCGCGTGTTGCCCTTGAAGATGATGCGGCGCACCGACACGCGCGGGCCCGGCACGACCTGCATGTTCACCGCCACGGTCTGCTCGGCGCGGTTGGTGGTCGGGATCGGGTTCACCTTGGCGAACGCGTAGCCGATGTTGGACAGCGAGTTGGTGATCGAGTCGGAGCTGAACTCCAGCAGGGCGCGCGAGAACGTATCGCCGGCCTTCTGCACGACCATGCGCTCGACATCTTCCTGCGGCAGGATGGTGTCGCCGCTGACCTTGATGTCGGAGATCTTGTACTGGTTGCCCTCGGTCACGCCGGCCGTCACGAACATGTCGCGCTTGTCCGGGCTGATCGAGACCTGGGTGGAGTCGATGCTGAAATCGACGTAGCCACGGTCCAGGTACCAGGAATTGAGCTTTTCCAGGTCGCCGGACAGCTTTTCCTTGGAGTACTGGTCATCGCGGCGGTACCACGAAGCCCAGTTGTGCTCCTTCGACTCCCAGATTTCCAGGATGTCGCGGGCATCGTACTTTTCGGTACCGACCAGGTTGACGTGGCGGATCTTGGCCGCCTTGCCTTCCTTGATGGCGATGGCGATGTCCACGCGGTTGCGGTCCAGCGGGCTCACCGTCGGGGTGATTTCCACGTTGTACTTGCCGCGGTCGTTGTACTGGCGACGAAGTTCCTGGGTCACGCGGTCCAGGCTCAGGCGGTCGAAGGTGCCGCCTTCGGTCAGGCCGATGTCGGACAGGCCCTTCAACAGCTGGTCGCTCTTGATGTCCTTGTTGCCGGTGACGGTCAGCTTGTTGATCGCCGGGCGTTCCTTCACGGTCACCACCAGGATGCTGCCCTGGCGGTCCAGCTGCACGTCTTCGAAGAAGCCGGTCTTGTACAGGGCGCGGATGGTGTCGCCGATCTTGCTGTCGGTCACCGTCTCGCCGCGTTCCACCGGCAGGTAGGTGAACACCGTGCCCGAGCTGATGCGCTGCAGGCCGTCGACGCGGATGTCGCTGACAGTGAAGGGCTCGGCAGCCTGGGCCAGCACGGGGGCGCCGGTGACGGCGGCGAGGGCGAGGGCCAGCAGGCGGCGATTGGGGAGTCGCGTCATGTCACGTCCGGTAGGAAGGTCGATTTCATTGGTGCGGGATGCCGACGCTGTAGACGGCAACAACGTGGAAAAGTTCATCGCGGGACCAGGCCGAGGATGTCGTTGTAGAACGCCAGTCCCATCAGCCCGGCCAGCAGCGCCAGACCGATGTACTGTCCGGCGGCGATGG
This genomic window contains:
- a CDS encoding ribonuclease HII, which produces MSRRAAAAASLALFDGAAVVEPERLIAGVDEAGRGPLAGPVAVAAVVFDPSRPRINGLDDSKQLTAARRDQLYDRIMERALAWHVVLVDVQAIDRLNIYQATLQGMRDVVAAVAHVAGFARIDGNVVPKGLVLPAQALVGGDGIDRAIMAASILAKVSRDRYMQDLHARHPEYGFDQHKGYGTPAHLAALRAHGPCAEHRRSFAPVRDCLQSASPASAAIA
- the lpxB gene encoding lipid-A-disaccharide synthase, which translates into the protein MSSTTGQAPAGADVIPLASMAGSVPAQRVLSERPLRIALVAGEASGDLLGAGLVRELKARFPHAEFAGIGGDAMRNAGCQTWHDASELAVMGLTEVLRHLPRLLKLRSAFRQRALEWQPDVFIGIDAPDFNLGIERWLKQRGVPTVHYVSPSVWAWREKRAEKIGSSADLVLCLFPMEPPIYARHGIDARFVGHPMADDIPLHGDRDAARAELGLPASAKVLAVLPGSRLGEISRLGEPFFEAAWQVSERIPGLHVVVPAANAACRRLIEEQLSRSALPVAYSHVLDGQARAAMIAADVVVLASGTATLEAMLVKRPMVVGYRVNELTYRLVKALGLIKVDRFALPNILAGQDLAPELMQHDCTPDALAAAVQQWFDHPQRVADLQGTYARLHERLRRNASARAADAVGELLLRKLETA
- the lpxA gene encoding acyl-ACP--UDP-N-acetylglucosamine O-acyltransferase, with the translated sequence MSDNAPLIHPTAVIDPSARLADDVRVGAFTLIGADVEIGAGTEIGPHCSVHGPTRIGRDNRFIGHVAVGGEPQDKKFSGERTELVIGDRNVFREFVTLNRGTGGGGGITTIGNDNWMLAYTHVAHDCHVGNFCVFSNNTTLAGHVTVGDYVIISGFAGAHQFCRIGAHAFLGMGALTNGDVPPFTMVGTDSLGRPRGINSEGLKRRGFDAGRITAIKRAYRTLYVAGLPLAEAKQQLAEQAQGSDDVKAMLDFIEHAERPLLR
- the fabZ gene encoding 3-hydroxyacyl-ACP dehydratase FabZ, whose amino-acid sequence is MSQTQTLPDMTQIQALLPHRYPFLLVDKVLSIDYEKRTIVATKNVSINEPFFQGHFPNQPIMPGVLIIEAMAQAGGVLTQLTLGRDSQSKLFYMVKVDKARFTKQVVPGDVLEMHVEIKRVIRNMAVYDCVAKVDGEVVACAEVLCAGTRE
- the lpxD gene encoding UDP-3-O-(3-hydroxymyristoyl)glucosamine N-acyltransferase, whose translation is MNTPTYTAQQLADQFGLQVHGDPATAIHGVATLAHAGAGQLTFLANPRYRAQLADSQASLVVLRADDAEAAPGAALIAKDPYTTFAKIAALFDSAPLREPGIHPSAVIDPQAQVAASAHIGPFVTIGARSVVGENCIVGAGSIIGEDCSLDSGCELIARVTLVTRVKLGKRVRIHPGAVLGADGFGLAMDAGKWIKVPQLGGVRIGDDCEIGANTCVDRGALEDTVLAEDVRLDNLVQIAHNVQIGAHSAIAGCTGIAGSAKIGRYCLLGGAVGVVGHLEICDKVVITGKSVVRNSITEPGEYSSGTPLTDNRTWRKNAARFKQLDALARRILSVSKEKE
- the bamA gene encoding outer membrane protein assembly factor BamA, which produces MTRLPNRRLLALALAAVTGAPVLAQAAEPFTVSDIRVDGLQRISSGTVFTYLPVERGETVTDSKIGDTIRALYKTGFFEDVQLDRQGSILVVTVKERPAINKLTVTGNKDIKSDQLLKGLSDIGLTEGGTFDRLSLDRVTQELRRQYNDRGKYNVEITPTVSPLDRNRVDIAIAIKEGKAAKIRHVNLVGTEKYDARDILEIWESKEHNWASWYRRDDQYSKEKLSGDLEKLNSWYLDRGYVDFSIDSTQVSISPDKRDMFVTAGVTEGNQYKISDIKVSGDTILPQEDVERMVVQKAGDTFSRALLEFSSDSITNSLSNIGYAFAKVNPIPTTNRAEQTVAVNMQVVPGPRVSVRRIIFKGNTRTSDEVMRREMRQFENTWYSQAAIDRSKIRLQRLGYFESVDVETPAVSGSNDQVDVVYNVKETTSGSFVFGLGYSQSYGMTTSVQLSQNNFLGGGNRVSVEASRSSYLQRYGFSYTNPYFTDDGVSLGYNLSWRELDYSDFNTAQYNSTNGAAQVVFGVPLTETDTVSLMFGIDSNQITTYTGTTPQSIVDYINVMGSKTFHAWRTELGWARDSRNDYFMPTRGTYQRVGLETTLPGSTVEYFKLNYQISKYWPIIPSLVINTRAEIGYGDSYGKDKTAIVPDENGNLREVTASGLPFYENFYAGGTNSVRGFEDNTLGPREVTRSYPNGQPLGGSLKTVGSVEAYFPRLFDSPSARVSAFVDFGNVYNGVDNFKANELRVSTGVALLWRAPVGPISISYAFPLKKEDGDEIERLQFTFGGQF